The Castellaniella sp. genome includes a window with the following:
- a CDS encoding cobalamin-binding protein: protein MGRRPCPVGKAISTCRQLVVGWLLLISVSLPVFGAVSAADLMSALSLQQPLATATTSPDGPPRVITLAPSVTELVYAAGAGDAIVGTVLHSDYPPAARAIPRIGDGVQPNDEAILALRPTLVVAWYPTDITQSLAQRLQLLGVPLVYANPQSLDDLPGLIRQLGQRLGTEVQADANAQALQQRIDALGIADQKSAVAGPPDTALVSVFIEISTDPLYTLGNAPLINDLLTRCGGQNPYADSRVAAPQVSVESVLHLSPQVLIVSPNGRDTLQTRTRWWAERGLAAALNHRTYAVDPDWLHRPGPRLVDAAEVICRDLGDSKRLNDLFLN, encoded by the coding sequence ATGGGCCGCCGTCCGTGTCCTGTCGGCAAGGCAATCTCCACCTGCCGCCAGCTGGTGGTCGGCTGGCTGCTGCTAATCAGTGTCTCACTGCCGGTTTTCGGGGCCGTCTCGGCGGCAGACTTGATGTCGGCCCTGTCCCTGCAGCAGCCCTTGGCGACCGCCACGACAAGCCCAGACGGGCCGCCTCGCGTCATCACCCTGGCCCCCAGCGTCACTGAACTGGTCTACGCCGCAGGCGCCGGGGATGCGATTGTGGGCACTGTGCTGCATAGCGATTATCCGCCTGCCGCCCGCGCCATCCCCCGCATCGGCGACGGCGTACAGCCCAACGACGAAGCCATTCTGGCCCTGCGCCCTACCCTGGTGGTGGCCTGGTACCCCACCGACATCACCCAGTCACTGGCTCAACGGCTGCAACTCCTGGGAGTTCCCCTGGTGTACGCCAACCCCCAGTCGCTGGACGATCTCCCCGGCCTGATCCGGCAACTGGGCCAGCGCCTGGGCACCGAGGTGCAGGCAGATGCCAACGCCCAGGCGCTGCAGCAGCGCATTGATGCACTAGGCATCGCGGACCAGAAATCTGCAGTTGCAGGCCCACCCGACACTGCGCTTGTCTCCGTCTTTATCGAAATCAGTACCGACCCGCTATACACCTTGGGCAATGCTCCCCTGATCAACGACCTGCTGACACGCTGCGGCGGACAAAATCCCTATGCCGATAGCCGCGTGGCAGCCCCGCAAGTCAGTGTGGAATCAGTCCTGCACCTGAGCCCCCAGGTCTTGATTGTGTCGCCCAATGGCCGCGACACCCTGCAGACTCGCACTCGGTGGTGGGCCGAGCGCGGCCTGGCGGCCGCCCTGAACCATCGGACCTATGCAGTAGACCCCGACTGGCTGCACCGACCCGGCCCCAGGCTGGTGGATGCTGCAGAAGTGATTTGCCGGGACTTGGGCGATAGCAAACGACTAAACGACCTTTTCCTAAACTGA
- a CDS encoding virulence factor SrfB translates to MYPEIPRYESEISLVADTGLQFMDFALSLDIRKEPSGQFARLSDKQLTRLFHNADRDYYFYEPIPGEVQTIKPLDDLDTSMKSSLALLDGLWLPLPFFRFTHPARFEEGPCNWARARLIALSEPDIQGHTHRLTLAFDTRLMPSAKGAAYLAPNEEDLRSGSLFRIAFTCQEICWFLSQDWVSEWLQETYRERIGRKPLDEINADIKDLLHLAHYLNFLSLMSCTAISRESEAQAKIDIPNIKVIDKQGGHGNKPISVDLILDVGNSRTCGILIEDHAQSGSGLQQNYILQLRDLGHPDQVYGEAFQSSVEFSQASFGKDHLSVKSGRHDAFQWPTIARVGGEAARLAARRIGTEGSTGLSSPKRYLWDEKAYDHGWRCNTAYVASENEPLATAAPFSTLINDLGEALYTLEEDERMPVFSPKYSRSSLMTFMLAEVLTQALSQINSPGQRSRQGHARTPRCLRKIILTVPPGMPQAERSLFHERVVQARNLVWASLGWIDGDLEPGTFQLENEVQIPDIIMKWDEASCGQMVYLYTEICENYAGHPEEFFADLAQADKPQRDRITVGTIDIGGGTTDLVITDYRLNGGQNSGSNVFIVPEQRFRDGFKVAGDDILLDVIQLFILPSLEQALKQANIEDPGPLMSRLCGSDSVSVQDSVLRQQLNLQVFTPLALRLLKDYEVYDPDTPTQSQTLSYQEWLGDQVISPSVRDFINTAVSRACGRAGAFELSDVQLTINLAAVHEAFFLERFNLCKTLTALCEVVHLYQCDILLLTGRPSSLPGIPLFVRKLMPLVPSRILPLQHYRSGSWFPFHVNGRIQDPKSTASVGAMLCWLCENSRLPNFYFQTSELKPYSTLRHLGIIDSNNIIKDADLAYENILVDTDSNCIQLPEYTDTGPAIEMRGDIRLGFRQLSLERWSASPLYNLKYTDKGRKTYAQSGQSLVLRVALRVKPQSAKKLAATGLISDRLEIASATSKDGEDMKRLITLELNTMLGAGLGNNKYWLDSGSVKRV, encoded by the coding sequence ATGTACCCCGAGATTCCGCGTTACGAAAGTGAAATTAGCCTGGTCGCTGACACAGGCCTACAGTTCATGGATTTTGCCTTATCCCTGGATATCCGCAAGGAACCCTCCGGGCAGTTTGCTCGGCTATCCGATAAGCAGTTGACCCGGCTCTTCCACAACGCTGACAGAGATTACTACTTCTACGAACCCATCCCTGGCGAAGTCCAAACCATCAAACCCCTGGATGATCTGGATACTTCGATGAAAAGTAGCCTCGCCTTGCTGGATGGTCTTTGGTTACCCCTGCCATTTTTCCGCTTCACACACCCGGCCCGCTTCGAAGAAGGTCCATGTAACTGGGCACGCGCCCGCCTAATTGCTTTATCTGAACCCGATATCCAGGGCCACACCCACCGCCTGACGCTAGCGTTTGACACCCGACTGATGCCCTCGGCCAAGGGGGCTGCCTATTTGGCACCCAATGAGGAAGACCTCCGATCAGGCTCCCTGTTTCGCATTGCATTCACCTGCCAGGAAATATGCTGGTTCCTGTCTCAAGACTGGGTATCAGAGTGGTTGCAGGAAACCTACCGTGAACGCATTGGCCGCAAGCCACTGGATGAGATCAACGCTGATATCAAGGATTTGCTACATCTAGCGCACTACCTGAATTTTCTCAGCCTCATGAGCTGCACCGCAATCTCTCGTGAAAGCGAGGCTCAAGCCAAAATCGATATTCCCAATATCAAAGTGATAGACAAGCAAGGTGGCCATGGCAACAAACCCATCAGCGTCGATCTGATTCTGGATGTGGGTAATTCACGTACTTGTGGCATCTTGATCGAAGATCACGCCCAATCCGGCTCTGGCTTGCAGCAGAACTACATCCTGCAGCTACGCGATCTAGGTCACCCCGACCAAGTATATGGTGAAGCTTTTCAAAGCAGTGTGGAATTTTCCCAGGCATCGTTTGGGAAAGATCATCTATCGGTCAAAAGCGGACGCCATGACGCCTTTCAGTGGCCCACCATTGCTCGCGTGGGCGGCGAAGCAGCACGGCTAGCGGCACGGCGTATCGGCACGGAAGGATCCACTGGACTATCCAGCCCGAAGCGCTATCTCTGGGATGAAAAAGCATACGACCATGGTTGGCGGTGTAACACCGCTTATGTGGCTTCAGAAAACGAACCCCTAGCAACAGCAGCACCATTTTCCACGCTGATCAACGACCTGGGAGAGGCTCTCTATACTCTGGAAGAAGACGAACGCATGCCAGTATTTTCACCAAAATACTCGCGCAGTTCTCTAATGACCTTCATGCTGGCTGAAGTCCTGACCCAAGCTTTATCGCAGATCAATAGTCCGGGGCAACGTTCGCGCCAAGGACACGCACGTACCCCCCGATGCTTACGCAAGATCATCCTGACCGTACCGCCGGGCATGCCTCAAGCCGAACGCAGCCTATTCCATGAACGCGTGGTGCAGGCCCGCAATCTCGTTTGGGCCAGTCTGGGGTGGATTGATGGCGACCTAGAACCAGGAACCTTCCAGCTCGAAAACGAGGTTCAAATCCCAGACATCATCATGAAATGGGATGAGGCCTCGTGTGGACAGATGGTCTATCTATACACCGAGATCTGCGAAAACTATGCCGGGCACCCCGAAGAGTTCTTTGCCGATCTGGCTCAGGCGGACAAGCCCCAGCGAGATCGCATCACAGTCGGCACCATCGATATTGGCGGCGGAACCACGGACCTCGTCATTACCGACTACCGCCTGAATGGCGGCCAAAATTCGGGCAGCAATGTATTCATCGTCCCTGAGCAGCGCTTCCGGGATGGCTTCAAGGTGGCTGGCGATGACATACTACTAGACGTCATCCAATTATTTATTCTGCCCAGTTTGGAACAAGCACTGAAGCAAGCCAACATTGAGGATCCTGGCCCTCTGATGTCCAGACTTTGCGGCAGCGACAGTGTTAGTGTGCAAGATAGCGTATTACGCCAACAATTAAACCTGCAAGTCTTCACGCCTCTGGCCTTGCGCCTGCTGAAAGACTACGAGGTTTACGATCCAGACACCCCCACCCAGAGCCAGACCCTAAGCTACCAAGAATGGCTCGGCGACCAGGTGATCAGCCCATCTGTACGAGATTTCATTAATACAGCAGTTTCTAGGGCCTGCGGGCGAGCAGGTGCTTTTGAACTGAGTGATGTCCAACTAACCATAAATCTCGCGGCAGTGCATGAAGCTTTCTTCTTGGAAAGATTCAACCTGTGCAAAACATTGACGGCGCTTTGCGAAGTCGTGCACCTTTACCAGTGCGATATTTTGCTGCTAACAGGCCGTCCATCCAGCTTGCCAGGCATCCCCCTGTTCGTGCGCAAACTTATGCCGCTCGTTCCCAGCCGCATCTTGCCACTACAACATTACCGTAGCGGCAGTTGGTTTCCCTTCCATGTCAATGGCAGAATCCAGGACCCAAAAAGCACCGCATCCGTGGGCGCCATGCTGTGTTGGTTATGTGAAAATTCTCGCCTACCCAATTTTTATTTTCAAACTTCGGAACTCAAGCCTTACTCGACCCTGCGACATCTCGGAATTATTGATAGCAACAACATCATCAAAGATGCCGATTTGGCCTATGAAAATATTCTAGTAGACACTGACAGCAACTGCATCCAACTACCAGAATACACAGACACTGGCCCTGCCATCGAGATGCGCGGTGATATTCGCCTGGGTTTCCGCCAATTATCGCTAGAACGCTGGTCAGCCTCACCGCTCTATAACCTGAAATATACAGATAAAGGCCGCAAAACCTATGCCCAATCGGGGCAGTCGCTAGTACTGCGCGTAGCGCTCAGGGTCAAACCCCAAAGCGCCAAAAAACTGGCCGCCACAGGCCTAATCAGTGATCGCCTGGAAATCGCCAGCGCCACCTCTAAAGATGGTGAGGACATGAAGCGACTCATTACTTTGGAATTAAACACCATGCTGGGCGCCGGATTAGGTAACAACAAATACTGGCTAGATAGCGGGAGCGTCAAACGAGTATGA
- a CDS encoding SrfA family protein, producing the protein MRGALLRSEQIENLDALGEVGTPVYRVAIQLRDAVRRKSPDLVAHLAIPQINQAGDRIDWYAPTPGPVIPWSASTEDERIPARTQMEALMAGLRTVSARLLASNTETPDSDATLFAKLLNRVPYFPDESYIYLVDGLPVVTFWGFDHIESDRKRNPLLCLYPPPPAPVPAAPPLVAPPLMTPSPEAPLATTVVVADSPWWRLWWWLLLLPLLLVLLLGLRACTPTGFLPSLGSSGWPSWLPFTTPTHRLPTTQAPVSNATGVSDPNLLLPNRVLPPLSDTHPSNLAPSQPPPDVAVPDTTLPAQDVNPPPLPDTTTDDTSPDPLANKPQAPEDDAVLLPPPLDAAAPLATGTPPLDALSLPPNLSNGPANFLNGRWRAGAGIQDTQTGKPLRLEYQFQDGQGQVTVTRGNASCQGPVSAAMQSGALQITPDGQAHCSDGGQYELPEILCKPGATTSADCTGNYGNMQFPLNMRQAKN; encoded by the coding sequence ATGCGAGGGGCTTTACTTCGTAGCGAGCAGATTGAAAACCTTGATGCTCTTGGTGAGGTCGGAACTCCTGTCTACCGGGTAGCTATACAGCTACGTGATGCCGTGCGCCGCAAAAGCCCAGATCTGGTGGCTCACCTTGCAATCCCGCAAATCAATCAGGCGGGCGACCGCATCGACTGGTATGCGCCCACACCTGGACCAGTCATCCCCTGGTCGGCATCCACTGAAGATGAGCGCATCCCGGCTCGTACCCAGATGGAAGCCCTCATGGCCGGACTGCGGACAGTCAGCGCCCGACTGTTGGCCTCGAATACAGAAACCCCCGACAGCGACGCCACGCTATTTGCCAAGCTCCTGAACCGTGTACCGTACTTCCCCGACGAATCCTACATCTACCTAGTGGATGGCTTGCCTGTTGTCACTTTCTGGGGGTTTGATCACATAGAATCAGATCGGAAGCGCAACCCATTGCTGTGCCTCTATCCACCACCGCCCGCCCCCGTCCCGGCAGCCCCTCCATTGGTTGCGCCCCCATTAATGACACCCTCCCCTGAGGCCCCCCTCGCAACAACCGTGGTCGTAGCTGACAGTCCTTGGTGGAGACTCTGGTGGTGGCTACTGCTACTGCCCTTGCTGCTGGTTTTATTGTTGGGGCTCAGAGCCTGCACACCTACTGGATTTCTCCCATCGCTAGGCAGCTCAGGATGGCCTTCGTGGCTACCATTTACGACTCCAACGCACAGACTGCCCACCACACAAGCACCCGTATCCAACGCGACGGGCGTCTCGGACCCCAACCTGCTCTTGCCCAACAGAGTATTACCACCTCTGTCTGACACACACCCAAGCAATCTTGCCCCTTCACAGCCCCCCCCAGACGTCGCTGTGCCAGATACAACATTGCCTGCGCAAGACGTCAATCCGCCCCCCCTGCCAGACACTACAACAGATGACACAAGCCCCGATCCATTAGCCAACAAGCCCCAGGCGCCTGAAGATGATGCCGTCCTACTACCGCCGCCTCTTGATGCTGCCGCGCCTCTTGCGACTGGCACTCCCCCGCTGGATGCTCTCAGTTTGCCGCCCAATCTGTCCAATGGGCCCGCCAACTTTCTCAATGGTCGGTGGCGTGCCGGTGCCGGCATTCAGGATACACAGACAGGAAAGCCTCTTCGGCTGGAATACCAATTTCAGGACGGTCAGGGCCAAGTAACGGTGACGCGCGGTAACGCGTCCTGCCAAGGCCCAGTCTCAGCAGCCATGCAGTCGGGCGCTCTGCAGATCACCCCGGACGGGCAGGCTCACTGCTCAGACGGTGGCCAGTATGAATTGCCCGAAATCCTGTGCAAACCTGGCGCCACGACCTCGGCGGATTGCACTGGAAACTACGGCAACATGCAATTCCCGCTAAACATGCGCCAAGCGAAAAACTGA